One part of the Flavobacterium johnsoniae UW101 genome encodes these proteins:
- a CDS encoding DUF1456 family protein gives MTNNDILKKLRVALMLRDDQIVEILELVDFRISKSELGAFFRAEDHPNYMECGDQVLRNFLNGLVIHLRGTKENPKNPNDVLAKHKSEIPKKETSKERPEFKAAPKDSEKYRGDQSSSKSGSSAGKPKKKAFPKGNGKPAVVEKVVFKNGKNKK, from the coding sequence ATGACAAATAACGATATACTTAAAAAACTTCGCGTGGCTTTGATGCTCCGTGATGACCAGATAGTTGAAATTTTAGAATTAGTAGATTTTAGAATTTCGAAATCAGAATTAGGTGCTTTTTTTAGAGCCGAAGATCATCCAAACTATATGGAATGCGGTGATCAGGTTTTACGTAATTTCTTAAACGGATTAGTGATTCATTTAAGAGGAACTAAAGAAAATCCTAAAAACCCTAATGATGTTTTAGCTAAACATAAATCAGAAATTCCGAAGAAAGAAACTTCTAAAGAAAGACCAGAATTTAAAGCTGCTCCAAAAGATTCAGAAAAATACAGAGGTGACCAAAGTTCATCAAAATCAGGTTCATCAGCCGGAAAACCAAAAAAGAAAGCATTCCCAAAAGGAAATGGAAAACCAGCTGTTGTAGAAAAAGTGGTTTTTAAAAACGGTAAGAATAAGAAATAA